A single Anopheles arabiensis isolate DONGOLA chromosome 2, AaraD3, whole genome shotgun sequence DNA region contains:
- the LOC120896714 gene encoding scavenger receptor class B member 1-like isoform X2, with protein MWFTNMYNNSLLEKLILSENSTAAEWWENPPVYPLLKVHVFNYTNTEDFFAGKATKLQVEDLGPYVYKETANKVDITHNGDGTISYREHRYIQYLPEESKGKPFDQVVVPNVVFLTGVSKKRSEGTWNQIAFNMAASSSGSSAFIKKPVESMLWGYEDKLLSLAKSMFGSDIVSSSFGMLMTRNGTSAENFTIFSGESSLEDLAVIKHLDGKSRLDLWHTDECDRVGGTDGSQFPPHLMDRKHPLQVFIKSLCRKFPLVYDSEVTALDGIPAWRYKIPNNVFSHPDEHMPNHCFCHLESGSCPPSGLFNITGCSMGAPIFASFPHFYTGDRKLIESIEGVNPVQEKHETYADIHPRLAFPIDGASRFQINIQVQKAAMVSGLEKFTEGQYLPVIWLEVVPGVISDDLRAMIYHSTYSANAIQMSLRVGSLAFFVLSVVLLIAKCFYSTRSTSKK; from the exons ATGTGGTTCACTAACATGTACAACAATTCTCTACTAGAG AAACTAATACTTAGTGAAAACTCGACTGCAGCAGAATGGTGGGAAAACCCGCCTGTATACCCTCTACTTAAGGTGCACGTATTTAACTACACCAACACTGAAGATTTTTTTGCTGGAAAAGCAACAAAGCTACAAGTAGAAGACCTCGGACCATACGTTTACAAAGAAACGGCAAACAAAGTCGATATAACTCATAATGGAGATGGAACTATCTCGTATCGG GAACATCGCTACATTCAGTACCTGCCAGAAGAATCGAAAGGAAAACCATTTGATCAAGTAGTGGTTCCGAACGTGGTGTTCCTTACCGGCGTTTCCAAAAAACGTTCAGAAGGAACGTGGAACCAAATCGCGTTTAATATGGCCGCTAGCTCTTCCGGTTCATCGGCGTTCATCAAGAAACCGGTAGAGTCCATGCTCTGGGGATACGAAGACAAATTGCTGAGTCTGGCCAAGTCAATGTTTGGTTCCGATATTGTGTCGAGTTCCTTCGGCATGCTCATGACG CGCAATGGAACTAGTGCCGAGAATTTCACAATCTTCTCCGGAGAATCTAGCTTAGAAGATTTGGCCGTCATCAAACATCTCGACGGCAAGTCGCGGCTAGATTTGTGGCACACCGACGAATGTGATCGTGTTGGTGGAACTGACGGTTCACAATTTCCGCCCCATCTGATGGATCGCAAGCACCCGCTACAGGTGTTTATCAAATCACTATGCCGAAAATTCCCGCTTGTCTACGATAGTGAGGTAACGGCACTGGATGGCATACCGGCGTGGCGATACAAAATCCCCAACAATGTGTTTTCGCATCCGGACGAGCACATGCCAAACCACTGCTTCTGCCACCTGGAGTCCGGATCATGCCCTCCTAGTGGACTGTTCAACATAACCGGCTGCTCGATGGGGGCACCTATATTCGCCTCGTTTCCGCATTTCTACACCGGCGATCGAAAGTTGATTGAGTCGATCGAAGGTGTGAACCCTGTAcaggaaaaacatgaaacctACGCTGACATCCATCCCCGGCTGGCTTTTCCGATTGACGGAGCGTCTCGATTTCAGATAAACATTCAAGTGCAGAAGGCAGCCATGGTGTCAG GACTTGAAAAATTCACCGAAGGCCAATATTTACCGGTAATCTGGCTGGAAGTCGTACCAGGAGTGATATCCGACGATCTGCGTGCTATGATTTATCACAGCACGTACAGTGCCAACGCCATCCAGATGTCGCTACGTGTCGGTTCACTAGCATTCTTCGTTCTGTCAGTCGTCCTGCTGATTGCCAAATGCTTCTACAGTACAAGAAGCACGAGTAAAAAGTGA